In Lolium rigidum isolate FL_2022 chromosome 7, APGP_CSIRO_Lrig_0.1, whole genome shotgun sequence, the DNA window GGGGGTGATAGAGCATTTTACTCGATGCAACAACCAAATTGTGTAGCTGTTCCTTGTGAGTTCACTTGTACTATGTTTAACCAATCGTAATGATGAATTGATGATAATGTGTCCATGCTGGGGTTTTTAATATCTTCTAGGTCAACAGACATCAGTAACATTATTCCCCTGATTGTTTCTTAGCTGCAAGTGTTATGTGTCGTCAAGATACGATGCAGGTTTTCTGTAGATGAGCATGTAGGTGTTAAATTATATGCAAAACTAAAACAATTTCATTTTTCACATGTTTTTAAGTTTTGATTCTATACCTCATACACATCTGAGTATCTGACAGCCATTATTTACAGATGCCAAGAGTATGGTATCAGCTGGATTGACAGCACTATCTTGCTGTTCTTTTGATGTACCTCGAGCAGTTTCTGAGCACAACACTATGAAAATTCTTTGTATAGGCCATGGTGGCGGCAGCATACCATTATTTTTGGCTAGTAAATTCAAAGGTATGATACCACTGGCTTCACTAATGCTTATTACCCCATATACATGGTTACTAGATTTTTGTTCGGGTAATTTTGTTTCTTGCACAGCACAAACTGAATTGAGGTTATTACCTTCAGGTCTTTGTTGTCTGGTTAGAAACGATACGCCCGGCTTGTGTAACTGCAAAAGTGCAACAGTAATGTGTATAATAACTAACATCTGAGTACATAAAAAAGTGTAGAAGCATAGGGCCAGCCGGCCATCTCCCTGCACTAAATTGCTGAAGGCAAATCATTTGATGGATTTTTTGGGCTAACACAGTATTCCCTACTGTAGTTGTACCTGTAAATCCTTAGTTTTTCAGTTCTCTAGTTAATAGAAAAACTTATCATCTGTTTCAGGTGCTGCCGTCCACATTGTGGAAATCGATCCAGTTGTCGTTTCAGCGTCGGTTGAATCCATGGGTTTCCCTGCATCACCTGCGAAAGGGTTATCAACTCACTGCATGCAGCCTGCTGACGCAGACAAGCTGTTGTGGGGAGGCATCCATGACCGTATCTTCCTCCACATAACAGATGCAGaagatttcattgttaccgatagCAACGTTTACGACTTAGTCTTCATCGACGCATATGACGGAAACGACATATTTCCCCGCAAGCTCTGGGACGTCGATGGGGCATTCCTGAAGAACCTAGAGGAGAAAGTACACCCTGTCCATGGCACTGTAGTTGTGAACTTGCATTCTGATTCAGAGCTATGCCCAGATGTCGAAGACGAAGCCCCTTTCGAGAGCACGTTTCCTATGGGCAAGTACGTTTCCCAGGTCTGCAGCGCGTACAAGCAGCACTTCGGGCTGGCCTTCATGGCGGCCGCCCCGTGGCTCTGCAACGTCACCCTGGTCGCCTGCCGCGATAAGGTGATACTGCGTGGTGCGCCGGTAGGGCGTAGTGGTAGAGACTTTGTTCTTAGCAAGCTCCTGTCGAGGTCGAGCATGGTCGAGCAGGCGTTGGACCTGCCGTTTCCTTGCCTGCAGTATGTGAAGAATGGTTTCACGCTGGTCGAATGATCTTTTGATATTTTATGAAAACAATCATCTCTTTTCTTTCTGCGCCATTTGGTCTCGCGGATTGATGAGTAATTTTTGAACTCGTGCCATGGTTTCCTGTAACCTTTTCGCCGGCAGTTTGCAGGACGTTGGTGAGATTTCTGTGAAGAATTCGATTGACTGCTCAATTCATGAATGATCGTTGTTTGATTCACGCCTACTCCTATATAATGTTTGTGAAGACTGCTACTTTTACATCAATTCAAAAGAGATCACACAGACCAACTCGCCGGTTGACATGCATCATTGCTCGTTTATTTTCTCAGCCTGGAGACTCGAATTGGTTCGGGTAACGAGTTCTCTAAGCACTACGACCGAGAGCTCGAGATTGCAGGGCATGAACATTGAGGTTGACTTGTGAGGAGATGTGGCCACAAAGTCAGGGGACGGACACGTGACATACATGAAACCGGACGCGGATGGCTTAGTTTAGCTGGGTGGATCGTATCGAAGCAAAGTACGGCTGGCATATGGCTTAATCTAGCATCCTCTTGTCCTAGAAAAGGGGGAAGTAAAGTTTGAACTCTGAGCAGGCCTTGGTTTTTCTTCATGAATTGCACTTGCACTAGAGTACAGATGCACACGCATGTAGCAATATTCCAAGTAAGCTTGGTTAACTATTAGGCCCATGACACGTCCTCACTGCCGGTCAAAAGTCTGGAGTTTGCCGGTTGAAGGTTTTTCCTTGCTACATGTAGAATCTAGAGCTCGTTTCTTGTAAACTGGATAATGATTCACGTGCATGCACCCACCGCCATCACCATGAACAGACGCTTTAGATAGAAAAAAAAAGTATATATTAAACTGCCGACATGGACGCAAGTACTACACAACACGCCGCGGTTCATGTGATACAAATCAAGCCACGAGAGGCGAGATCTCGAGGAAACCTCACCTTTCCTGCCAGCAAGAAAACACCCATAGAGTGATAGAGAGCACCGATGCTGCTACGGAGCTCCTCCACGCCATACCTGCactccttcctctcctcctcctccacatcctccCCTTCCTCTCTCCACCTCCGGCGAGCCTTCTCCGACGGCCACCTCCCGTCCCTCAACCCCAACGACGACAACAAGACAACCGGCCTCCACACCGAGCTCTCCTTCTCCATCTACAACACCTTCAGCAGCAAGGCACCACCGCCCGTCCAGATGGAGCCCCACCACGAGCAAGAGCTGGAGGACGATCAGGAGGACCAGACGCTGGCGGTGCAGCCGGAATTGCCGGAGCTGCCGCTGTTCCTGGCGAGAGGCGTGGGGATCGACCGCATAGCTTCCGGCCTCTTCACCGCCGGCATGGATTCCCAGGCCGCCGTCACTAGGATGGTGAGCGGCGTGGACGAGATGGTCGTGATGGCGCTGGACGCCCAGTACAAGGAGATGGTGGACGAGCAGCCCGGAAACGCGCTGTTCCTGCGAAACTACGCGCAGTTCCTCCACGAGGTACCTTATGATCTGTCGTCAGTCACTCGCTGCTACGTATATCTCGTCATGGTTCAGGAGTTGTTTAGTCTGAAACCCTGTGTATCGCCCTTTTCGATCAAGAGTTGGATGCCTAACGGTAGTACGTCCCATTGATGTTCTTGGAATCCATTACTTTAGCTCCGCAAAAAACCAGGGATCGGTTGGTTGGCAGTACGTGTAATCTACCGTCAGCGCAAATTTAAGCGCGCTTTGGATCTATATGCATCTGCCATTCTGCCAACCACTCTGAACCATGTTAAATAGCAAAAAATAAACTTGAAAAGATTCATTTGTTTTTGTGCTTGGCACTGTGAACATTGTAACTGACTCAGAAAGCACAGCTGGGATGTGAATTCAGCATGATGGAAAAAGGATGTCAGCCAGACTCCTATACTGTTTCTCAGTGATAAAGGCCATTTCCTTTAGAATTCTTATTGACCATTTTAGACCAAGTAGTTGTTATTGATCTGCTGTGCTGCCAACTGATGAACCAGGTGAAGGGCGACCCCAGGAGGGCCGAGGAGTACTACTCGCGCGCCATGCTCGCCGACCCGAGCGACGGCGAGATCATGTCGCAGTACGCCAAGCTGGTGTGGGCGGTGCACCGTGACCACGAGAGGTCCCTCGCCTACTTCCAGAAGTCGGTGCAGGCATCCCCGCGGAACAGGTACGCACGCTAGGCCGTCCTCCATACAAAAAAATACACTGAATATAAGCTCCTTCAAGCTGGCCGGTAGCTAACCGTGGTTTGGCCGTCATGGCAGCCACGTCCTCGCGGCGTACGCCAGCTTCCTGTGGGagcaggacgacgacgacgatctcGATGTCGGAGAAGGCGAGCAAGGAGCGCCGGAGTCTCCAGCTGCACAGACAATGCAGGTTGCTTCTGCGGCCGTTTGAGTGTTTGACCATGGTGGCCAGGACAGCCCGAGGCGTGCGCGAATGGTCATGGTCATCCTAGCTTGTATGGTGTTTGTGTGTGATCCGCGAATGATCTAGCTGTGTGTCAAGAATAAATCCCGGAATTGTTGGAGGGGCAAAGGGTTTGGTGACTTCATCTGCAAATGCCAGCAACGTTTTTTGAAGAATGCAAAAAATGTACCCTAATGTTTCTTGGTTCAGAATAAGATCCTGCAGGTTATGCATTGTATTACCCCGTAGTAACTTCCTCATGCTGGCGCGCCTTGATGGGTTGGCACATGCCTTCATGCTTCCCTGCAACTGCATCAGGAAGGCAGGCTGAACTCCAGTCGTAGAGAGATTCATACTAATAATGACAGCAGACACTACTACGTCCCAGTAGCAACGCTCAGCTCCTTGATCAAGCCGGCACTTTCTCAATGCGTTTCATGAATAAAGACCCAATGATCCTCGAGTCAGGGTGATCCCTTGTACGGAGTATGTGTCTAACTAGCAGACCAGCATTTCACCGTGCGTTCTTAGTTGTGCAACGGTCTTCACCTACGATGTTATGCTTCATAGAAACTAAAGGGTTTCGCAAGCTAGCGTCTACAAATTATAAGCTCTGAAGCATGACCTTCTGCAAACAGGAATAGCTTCAACGGCTGTAATGCCGTATGCTACATGACGTTACCACTTTGCCTACGGCACAGCGCAGGCAAACATTGCAGCTGTACACATTGTGACATGCTAGGAAGATAATATTACTAAAGCTATCGATGGACACAGATCAAATGATAACAGTGACCCTTCTTTTTCATGTCTCGGCAGCTCAGGTTTCGTTCATACCAGATATGCAGCAGAAATTACTATCATGCAGCAATTGATATATAACTCCCATCTAGAGACGAGTCATGAAATAACGGCTAGGCAATACTCAAAGTTTCTCCAGATAACCGCCCTTTGTTGTGACAAAATTATGGCCAGGGCCGCACCAGGTAGAGAGCACCAAATGGGATACGACCATTCGCCAGCAGAGAAAATGCGAAACTACTCGTAATCGTCATATTGACGTCCACCCCTCCTTTGGTACCCATTTCCCTTTGACCGAGTAGAGTAATCCGTTTCATAGCGCCCACCATATTGACCCCTTGAGAAATCTGAAGTTCTTCCCCGTCCTCGTCCTGCAAATTGGGACGCAATAGTTAACACTTAACAGTCCTAAGAAAGGACATGAATTCAAACACCACAGCCATGTTCTATTGAACTCAAATTGGATAAAAATACATTTTAGGGGAAGCAATAGTTAACACTTAACAGTCCTAAGAAAGGACATGAATTCAAAACCACAGCCCTGTTCTATTGAACTCAAATTGGATAAAAATACATTCTGGGGGAAGCAATAGTAGAACATGACTTCAAAAACCACAGCCCTGTTCTATTGAGCTCAAATTGGATAAAGATACATTCTGGGGGAAGCAATAGTTAACACTTAACAGTCCTAAGAAAGGACATGAATTCAAAAACCACAGCCCTGTTCTATTGAACTAAAACTGGATTAAAATACATTCTAGGGGTATTTTTCTCGTCCTTTGAAAGTAGGGATTTCTAATTATGATGAGATTTTATCATGGGGTCATGCTCTATAGGGTATGTGACAGATACTTACTTCCACCGCCACGGAAGATTATACTGGTAGGCCtcctctcctcaacaaatacttgACGCCCATTCAGCTCAATTGGAGATGCCTGATGTACAAAAGACCACCATAAAAAGTTAAATTCAGGTATAATGACAGCATATAGTGGGCATTCAGCCATTCTCAGACCACTGTCTCGTACATTTCTATGGACATCAACTACTGGCTAACACctgaatacaaaaaaaaatctagatgtaACAGTGCAGTCTACTTCTAGTAGTTTGAAGTGGTGGATAAAAGATCTTCAACATGTTTTTTGATCATGCATAAAACAGAAGTCAGTGGGCTATGTACTAGCCTTCAAGAAAAATATTTGCTTTTTTTCTTTCATTTCTTACAGCAGAGTTTGCAAAAACATGTTAAGCACTTGGGCATGGCTACTTGGGATAGGAAGAGGATGCAGGAAACTAGTTCGCAATGTAGATGATGTACAAATAATGCAGGAGCATGCCAGACTAAGAAAACTTCAATCAATGACAGCCTAAGAAATTCAGAAACTCACCTCCAACGCATTCTGGATGCCCCTCATGCTTTCATACTCAACAAAGCCAAAGAAAACTCCAGCCTCCTGCATATTAGTAAATGAATCAGGAAAGCCAACAGCAAGAAGAACAAAATATAGATAGAATCACAGAAGCAACAAACCTTGCGACTCCGTATAGCAACTCCATCAGGTTTAATTCTTCCAAAAGCCTGAAAGGCCTTTTCAAGATCGAAGACTGAAGTGGCCGGAGAAAGATTACCAACATACACCGATAGGAACTCTTCTGCCAGAAAATAAAATCCATCATTTAGTCAATAGATAACCAAAAAGATTATGTCCACAGAAATTTTTAGGCATACACAAATACCTAACAATGGCACATAAAAGTGTGTTTTTCTTTTGCAAGGATGACAAACAGGATCAAATGGCTGTGGATAAGAGACCAAAAGTAAACTCAAATGTATAAGGTTCAGTTTTCTGCACTTCACATGCACATACATCCAAACACAACTTCAATTAACGACCAGATCAGAAAATTTACAATTGAAGGTCACATACATAAATCATTAGCATACTCATGAATCTAAAATAATGTGCAGCTTTCAAGTACCCAATAAGCTATTCCAGCAAGAAAACACAGAGCAAAGGGTGTCAACATAGAACAGTCAATCATTAATGGATAACTGAAATTTGCCAAATGTTAGAAAATGGCAATAAATTCACAAGGTAGATCCGAAAAGATTGAGAAGCGGGAGAAAGCAAGTATACAACAGAAAGAAACCTTCATCCTCAGGGACACTGGCATCCCGACGAGTGTCCAAGTTGGATTTCTCTTGCACTGCCTGTCGAACTGGCTGCGACTCTGCAGTCCCCACCATAGCCTTGTTGACAGGATTGGAGTGGATAACCTGATGGCCAGCGGGTCCTTTTGTTCGCAGCTGACAAATTTGCAACCAATCACCATAAAGTTGAAACTAAGAATTTGGCATGATTAAAAATGCACTACATGTTTGCTTACCACTGAAGCATATGTTTGCTTAGGTCGTTCTCCCACAGGTTCTTCTTCaggggcaggtggggaaggagagtGGGGAGGAGCAAGAGATGCATCCTTTTTAATGTCTGCTGTACTAGGGAAAGAGGGAGTAGGATATTCAATATGAGTTTCTTCGTTGATTGGAGCCTCATACTCCAAAGGATCTTGCTGCTGCATTTCATAGTTCTCATATATAATACCACTCTCCCTTTCCTCAACATCAACAGGAGCTGCAAACCCATTTGCTTCAAGTTCTTCAGCCACATAATCAGATGCTGAGGGATCAACCATAAAAGAAACTTTTATCACTACGACTATGGCTACAACTGAAGATACTATTCCTCAAGAAGAATGCAGAAGAATACACAAATTATATGTAAAAATAACAGAAGCTGGGAA includes these proteins:
- the LOC124675793 gene encoding nuclear transport factor 2-like isoform X2, encoding MDELRREQHRIAGHPYAFEVGSFFLRGYYSVLANTPELARQFYTAGSTVVRLDCQTLHSAFGETVEEINDILMCMNVHKVEVRTANFLESWGGSISGLVTGLVQLKGYPSRKRFSQSFVLAPQVEPDGFFVYSDIFKFICDEYDTQYQVADYGFADSIPHMAAPNTLTETASDYVAEELEANGFAAPVDVEERESGIIYENYEMQQQDPLEYEAPINEETHIEYPTPSFPSTADIKKDASLAPPHSPSPPAPEEEPVGERPKQTYASVLRTKGPAGHQVIHSNPVNKAMVGTAESQPVRQAVQEKSNLDTRRDASVPEDEEFLSVYVGNLSPATSVFDLEKAFQAFGRIKPDGVAIRSRKEAGVFFGFVEYESMRGIQNALEASPIELNGRQVFVEERRPTSIIFRGGGRRGRGRTSDFSRGQYGGRYETDYSTRSKGNGYQRRGGRQYDDYE
- the LOC124678988 gene encoding uncharacterized protein LOC124678988; translation: MLLRSSSTPYLHSFLSSSSTSSPSSLHLRRAFSDGHLPSLNPNDDNKTTGLHTELSFSIYNTFSSKAPPPVQMEPHHEQELEDDQEDQTLAVQPELPELPLFLARGVGIDRIASGLFTAGMDSQAAVTRMVSGVDEMVVMALDAQYKEMVDEQPGNALFLRNYAQFLHEVKGDPRRAEEYYSRAMLADPSDGEIMSQYAKLVWAVHRDHERSLAYFQKSVQASPRNSHVLAAYASFLWEQDDDDDLDVGEGEQGAPESPAAQTMQVASAAV
- the LOC124675793 gene encoding nuclear transport factor 2-like isoform X1; the encoded protein is MDELRREQHRIAGHPYAFEVGSFFLRGYYSVLANTPELARQFYTAGSTVVRLDCQTLHSAFGETVEEINDILMCMNVHKVEVRTANFLESWGGSISGLVTGLVQLKGYPSRKRFSQSFVLAPQVEPDGFFVYSDIFKFICDEYDTQYQVADYGFADSIPHMAAPNTLTETASDYVAEELEANGFAAPVDVEERESGIIYENYEMQQQDPLEYEAPINEETHIEYPTPSFPSTADIKKDASLAPPHSPSPPAPEEEPVGERPKQTYASVLRTKGPAGHQVIHSNPVNKAMVGTAESQPVRQAVQEKSNLDTRRDASVPEDEEEFLSVYVGNLSPATSVFDLEKAFQAFGRIKPDGVAIRSRKEAGVFFGFVEYESMRGIQNALEASPIELNGRQVFVEERRPTSIIFRGGGRRGRGRTSDFSRGQYGGRYETDYSTRSKGNGYQRRGGRQYDDYE
- the LOC124671584 gene encoding uncharacterized protein LOC124671584, which produces MLRAAASKCAGGAIRRLSAAAAVGARRKPPQDEGDWSYYKEWWGDDDGPGDGAQTVFRRHSEHGNGVVSVVAYPASQPGSDQWPVMERWLQERNSVLYPESTVADQFKILGYQWRVMRFNDHTRQTAAKVMACYRSGGDRAFYSMQQPNCVAVPYAKSMVSAGLTALSCCSFDVPRAVSEHNTMKILCIGHGGGSIPLFLASKFKGAAVHIVEIDPVVVSASVESMGFPASPAKGLSTHCMQPADADKLLWGGIHDRIFLHITDAEDFIVTDSNVYDLVFIDAYDGNDIFPRKLWDVDGAFLKNLEEKVHPVHGTVVVNLHSDSELCPDVEDEAPFESTFPMGKYVSQVCSAYKQHFGLAFMAAAPWLCNVTLVACRDKVILRGAPVGRSGRDFVLSKLLSRSSMVEQALDLPFPCLQYVKNGFTLVE